The Argentina anserina chromosome 5, drPotAnse1.1, whole genome shotgun sequence genome includes the window acccaccatggtttcacatgcaaatttctagaatttttaccacttttaatcaacacaaaccgaacatacttagggcatgactcgatttgtgtcaatatggttgatgaatctagcattcaaacacaatcttaggaaCTCCATCTAAGTACtgaattcatatgcacatatctgaaaattatctaaaagtatgagaaagatgattagaacacaacaatagaaatacagactcattaattatagaaaaccatcaattcggcaaatatccaaaaatccaataaaacaatctgaaaattttgattcttaatacaaaacaataatctcacacaaacatcatgctacaatcttcataggcaaagtattgtaaaaaatcaaaaacgaacaaacctgaggagatgagttgcgagaatcacatgtTGTAgaaaccttggaggtgtgtcttcaatggtgatttcggtggagatgaaatttgtatatagGGGAGAGtggcttgctgttttggtgaatgatgtttgaggtagtattttggcaaaggtttggctcttgaatgcaaaagaGAAGTGATCATTTTACTTTATGAATGATGtcctatttatagaagagttttggctccttaAATATTATAGCTtagactttttctcctcaatttctttcacttatttttgtcattggtgggtgcaatctcctttgataaattcctttttttctcctttgtatgtgtctccctctttctcttttgcattatctatttttattctcttcttttttctttctctctttttctttcacttatttttgtcattagtgggtgcaatctactttgataaatttctttgttttttctcctttgtaggtgtctccttctttctcttttgcattatctctttttattctcttcctttttctttctctctttttctttcacttatttttgtcattggtgggtgcaatctcctttgctaaattccttcttttttctcctttctaggtgtctcattctttctttattttcctcttttgcttgactttttctctatttatttctttattgtacaatatgaaaataataaaagacaagatgattcatataaaaagatcaagtaagttactagaataagagagtaagattaggaaagttacagaataaaagtttaagttcaagtaagatttttccaaatggtacgttttctaatctaaaaaggattcctaatgcaaatatgatactcaaaatatcgccaatgcgactaaaacgtagaaagatgaaaactcctaatccaactaggttttctAGTCCTTCAACGATTCCTACttaaactaggactctagaccaattctgcgtttttaactcatgtaagcgcaaaaatgcatccaataccgcccaaaactcttactacgactcaatgactcaatagtacaacaataagggctaagcaaagtataaATTgaagtaaaaacatgttaaaaatgtcgcacaaagtgctcctatcaactaccacATACTTGgtttttgctagtcccttaacaaaattaaactaaataagacactattgcccctaaatgattgactcagaatctcaaaatacatagctttcaagtttaagcatttgaatgtaagcacataaattccaagtttcataaacatgcttcatagtataCATTAGTCAGATACGATACAATAAGtatttaacatgtttagtcaatccattCCTCCTCACAAgacatactctcttcttttcactcagattcatggttattaTTCACTCACAAGTatatacaaaagaaattatattaaggcatcaaataacttgcatatttcaacaaatgaaagcactttgtgaataacagaggaaaacctcatttaacaactaagtgcacaaatggaccaaaaccatatgctcaattcttgtgatcatctccacaaaccaagatttgctcagtttaagaatcattaggatcattagataatGTAAATATTTAGGCGTAGCTAAATGCATAGAATATCAAGGattcacaaaggtaatcctatagacttagcagagtaaaaatcatccttatgacaccacacaccattagcggccgaatataacaagttgggcacaatcatcattctaaccacaaagtaaacatggacaaaggtaaagtaaaaATTTGTAGactttcaattacaactcaacttcaAATCaaaaatggaagacaacataacattttttttcttttcttgccgagttcatcattcttttttgttctttttcttgttttttttttctccgcAATGCTGGCTTAAAAgcttattgatttttttttttcaaatgtcttccaccccgcacttatttcatgcatcatcacaacatcatctcaacaagaattctgttaagtctataggacaaggtagaggtaactatactatgcatggagataacataggtgatgaagaaaatactcaatgtaggctcaaatgaggTTCAATTAAGGGGTCTCAAacatggcacatatagggatacatggctgtttggctaaagtggtggtattcctagaaatgatccataaatcctttttaaaatcagagcattttatgacttaaaagttttaacaatcacaaaagtgagttctagtaaattctatagTCCATTAAAAGATATGacacatagtcattgaatatgcaaaaaaTAATGCGGTTCAtgaacaaccacgaaatttcatattatatctcatgaagaaagtacatataggctcaaaaactcacaagttgttatggactttaaactgaccaaaacatgtatgtcataatcaatcaatccaaatctcacatgttcataccaaatccacatcatcaatgaaacttataatttaattcatatgaaatgcaaaaccatcatctatgcatttagagacataatcatcctagactttaggggcatcctaagactcaataaagcaataaatttttttatattttttttcatttatatttcggatttttttatatatatcatgacacaaacaatcaatgatcttgcaaccctaccccacacttagaaaattacattgtcctcaatgtaagctcaatagtaagagtgtaattcacaagcatagaataagatcacatatcaacacatatacaattcaaccataagagtgaagggattagaaaattcaaattcccgtagacgactcctccacagaaacggttgaaatgggttgcctcccatgcagcgcttgagttttatagtctctcagcctagactctctcatgttcattctccgTTACGCGCATCTCTCAAAATTGTGTCCTCATATGTGTGCTCCCCAAATGGCTCATAttagggcttaagtcgatgcccattcaccttgaatgcCTTTCCTGTTGTATCACTTTGAATCTCaactgcaccatgagcaaacacgttagtaacaacaaatgggccAACCCAACGTGAACGAAGTTTCCCTAGAAACAACATAAGCCTCGAATGGAATAACAGAACTTTCTGGCCCACTTGGAACTTCTTTCCCTTAATCATTTTGTCATGATAAGCACGGGTTatctccttgtaaatccacGAAGCATCGTAAGCCTCATTCctaatctcctcaagctcattgagctgcaacTTTCGATGTAGACCTGCTTCATCCAAGCTCATGTTGAACTTCTTCACCGCCCACTatgctctgtgctctaacaccactggaaggtgacatgccttcccatacaccaatctAAATGGTGACATCCCAAAAGGCGTCTTGTACACGGTCATGTAGGCATATAATGCATCATCCAAccgatcactccaatccttccttgttggacctacagttttctctagaattcccttgatttctctattggacacttctgccatgccacttatctgaggatgatatggtgtcAAAACTTTGTGGGTTACTCCATCCTTCTTGAGCAATGTCTCAATTGTCCGGTTGCAGAAATAAGAACCTCTATCACTTATCAAAACATgtggtactccaaacctgcaaaatacgttagttctcaagaaacctgcaaccacttttGAATCATTAGTCCTGGTGGCCTTTGCCTCCACCCActtcgacacataatcaacatccaataagatatacaagaatcctctagatgaaggaaatggacccatgaaatctataccccacacatcaaaaattttgACAGTAATAATAGGAGTAaggggcatttgatctctcggACCAATCTTACCTgtccgttgacacctatcacaagaaacacaaaacatgtATGCATCCTTAAAAATAGTAGGCCAATAAAATCCACATTCCTACACCTTCAAAGTtgttctacgaggcccaaaatgacctccacatAGCTCATTAtgacagaagttaagaattgacctatgctcattttctgggacacatctcctaatgacttgatcactacattgtttccataaatacggttcatccTACATATAATGTCTGgctattttcttcaatttagccttattagcatgcgaaagtgtactaggaaaagtcttagtaactaaataattgacaatgtCTGCATACAAAGGCACACTTACCTCcatcccaaagagttgctcatctgggaaagtctcacgtagtggctctctttcctTATCTCGCAtgatcctactcaaatgatcagccaccacattctcacttcccttcttatctcgaatctcaaggtcaaattCTTGAATCAACAATATCCACCGGATCAACCTGGGCTTAGCATCTTTTTTAGTCATCAAATATtttaaggctgcatggtcagaatacacaataactttagaatgcaaaagatatgatcgaaatttttCTAAAGCAAAGATTACAACTAAAAGCTCATTTAACGTagtcgaataatttatatgggcctcattaagagtcctaAACGCATAGTAAATCACTGCATGcttgttttctcttctttggcccaaTATTGCTCAATTGCATAGTCCGAAGTATCGCACATCAATTCGAAGGGCATGTTCCAATCCagaggacaaatgatgggtgcaATAGTCAACAACtatttcaatttcacaaacgctttctcacatgcatcatcccatatgaacgacacctccttctgcaatagggtacacataggtctcgccaccatggaaaatccttgatgaatctcttataaaatcttgcatgaccaaggaaaaaacgaacctctctcacagttgtgggagagggtaagtgatgcacaatatcaaccttagccttgtctacctcaatacccttagcagatataatatgtcccaaaactatcccttgattcaccatgaaatgacatttttcccaattaagcacaaggttagtttctatACACCTTCTCAAGATTAACTATAatttctctaaacatgcatcaaagtctttttcataaacactaaaatcatccataaagaccacaatgatattttcgataaagtcagagaaaatagcatACATACATCGTTGAAATgtacctggtgcgttgcacaacccaaaAGACATGCGTTGATaggcaaaagtgccaaatggacatgtaaatgtcgtcTTCTCATGATCCTCTGGATAaatgcatatctggttgtaCCCACTGTACCCATCTAGAAAATAATAGAACTCGTGTCCAGCTAATCTCtccaacatctggtccatgaacggcaaaggcatgtgatccttgcgtgttgtagcattcaacttcctataatcaatgcacatcctatgaccggtcaccaacctctggggtaccaactcattcgcctcatttttcacaacagtcaccccactcttcttagACACAATTTGCACAGGTGAAATTCACCAATTGTCCGAGATAggatagatcactccacaatcaagcagcttgatcacctcattTTTCACGATTTttatcattggtgggtgaaatCTCCTCTGGgcatcacgtgtaggcttggTGTCATCCTCCAAAAgtatcctatgaacacaagttgtagggctgatcCCTTGATATCTgccaaagtccatccaatagcgGTCTTATTCCTCTTAAGCACATAAATCAATCTAGCTTCTTGCTACTTACTCAGTGTTGATGGcacaataactggtagagtatcatcctttccaaggtacacatacttcaaatgatctggaagctTCTTCAATCTAACTTTGGGGCATGTACCACAGATGATAACAATTTATTAGTGGAATtgggaattgacaagaaagagggatacaTTCTGTATggttgagcttcaagctcatTCACTATTTCGAAACTTTTCGGCTCAAAatcagcccactcctctcttgggacacggtccccatgcttgtcaaattCGGCCCTttgctccatagctaattTCTAGGCTTCCAACGTCTCTATCATAACCTGTGCAATATAATCATCAACAGAAAAGCACGAGTTAAGGTCAGAATTGGGTACTTCATTGCCTCAAAAATGTTGAAACTGATAACATTTCCGTCAAACTCCATCGTCAAACTCTTATTTTCGACATCGATGCATGTCCTTGCAGTTCTTATGaacggtctccccaaaagtagtggagttgtctccaagAGTGATACCTTcatgtctagcacataaaaatctgcAGGAAAAATCAAGTGACTGACCTGCACAAGGATATCCTCAACATACCTcttagggtacttgttagatcgatcTGCTAATTGGATAATCACATTATCATTTTTCAAAGGTTataatcctagtgattgataaacattatataGCATGACATTTATCGAAtcacctagatcaagcataacattatcaaataatGTGTCACCAATTTTACATGGGACAGAGAAACTTCCCGGatccttcatcttagggggtagcttcctttggatgacagttgaaactgtctcattcatcttcactacctTCTCTTCCCTAATTTGTcttcttgaagtgcaaagctcTTTAAGAAATTTCGCATACTTTGGGATCTGCTTGATACATTCCAACAATGGAAGGTTAACTTTCACCTTCCTAAAGACCTCAAACACCTCCTCATCAGATTTATCCTTCTTACTCTTTAcaaacctagaagggaaaggtacaCACGAAATATGATTAGTTTTAACTAATTCATTTGAGTTAGCATTTGTACTTTTGTGTGCTTCATGGATCGACACACtctccttcttggaggtagcTGGATCTTTCTCCAAGTCATTTATCATAGTCATCTCGTCACCCTCCTCAAGAACATGGGCCGTTTGGGCCTTCCTAGCAACACTAGGCCGCTCCTTTAGCTCGAGCCCACTCATTGTCATGATAGTTTGGGCTTGCTCATTCTTTGGGTTAGGGTATGACACCACTTGGAAACTTCCCTTGCTCAGGAAAACGGCTCATGAAGTCTACTATCTGACCCATATCAATGCAAACACCAAGTATCTTGTTGCTCATTGTATGTCAACCCATAGACCGCCTAAAACCTATGTTGCATTTGTGAATCAATTATCTTATGTGTCTCTTCTTAGTAGAATACAGGGATGAGAAGTGGATGCAGACAATGAAAGTTGAGATGAATGCTCTTGAAAATAATTGTGCGTGGGAGTTGGTGTCATTAtcacttgaaaaaaaaaagacaattaAATATCGGTGGATTTATATAGTGCAACATAATTCAGATGGGTCGGTAGACCGGTACAAAGCTAAGTTAGTGACTAAAGGCTACACTCAAAAGTGTGGAGTGGATTacgatgagacatttgcaccagtTGCCAAGATAAATACAATTCGGGTACATCTTTCGCTAGCTACTAATTTGGATTGGCCTTTACAataatttgatgttaagaatgcattcttgCATAGTGATCTGCATGAAGAGGTTTATATAGATTTGCCTCTTGGATATGGTACTTCCACTGAAGAACAtgtggggtgcaaattgaagAAGCCTCTTTATGGTTTAAAGTAGTTTCCTAGAACTTGTTTGGCCAGTTCACCAAATTCATGAAGAAAATTGGATATCGACAAGGCAATTCAAatcacactttttttttctgaaacatCAATGCAGTAAAGTGAATGTCTTGATtatttatgttgatgatatggttgtGACAGGTGATGACACTGAGGAGATACAAGAGTGACAAGGTTAGTTGTCTTtcgagtttgagatgaaagatttAGGTAgtttgaagttttttttttggggaaaTGAAGTTGCTCGTGGGAAAGACTGTATTATGTTGAGTTAGAGGAAGTACGTATTAGACTTGTTGGCAGAGATGAGTATGCTTGAATGTAAACTtgttgatactcctattgaggaAAATCATCAGTTAGTTGAGAATTTGGACCATGTCCCCACGAATAAATTGAGATATTAGAGGTTAGTTGGTCGACAATTTATATGTCTCATATTAGACCTGATTTAGCCTATACAGTTAGTGTGGTGAGTCAATTTATGCATAATCCTAGTGAGGCTCATATGGATGTTATATACAGAATCTTGAGATATTTGAAGTCTGCTCTTGGAAATAGATTAATTTTTTCCAAAAACCGCCATTTGGATTTTTTTGGATACCCTGATGCAAACTGGGCGGGTAATATTATAGATTGCAGGTCTACTTCAAATTACTTTACATTTGTTGGTGGCAATTTAGTCACTTGGAAAATGAAGAAGTAGAATGTTGTAGCTTATTCTAGTGCAGAAGCAGAGTATAGGGAATGGAACGAGGACCATGTGAGATGATGTGGTTGAGAAACTTATCAAAAGACTAGGGGTTCAAGCAGAGAAAAGCTATGTCGCTTATATTGTAATAATAAGGCTGCAATTGAAATTGTTCATAATCTTGTTCAACATGATTGAACAAAATATATGGAGGTAGACCAACATTTTATTAAGGAAAAGTCGGATAACTAAATTAGCTTCTTTCCTTTTGTCCTTATTAAAGACCAGCTAGCTGATATTCTTACAAAGGCTCTTTCTAGTAAGGATTTTCATGACTCACTAGACAAGTTAGGCATTGGTAATCTGTATGCACCAATTTGAGAGAAATTGTTGGCGTGATTCATCATATGATGCATATTATTACGATTGTATTAGGAGTTTTGTGTAATACTTTATTGTAATTAGTTTCCTGTCAGGGTGTATTATGTTTATAAACTCAATTATTGGTCTCAACTAGAAATTGCCCAATTATGTTAGTCATTCTTGACTCTACCCTCCTAAGAcatagcaaaaaaaaaaaaaaacacctcaGTTACCTCCTAACCTACCAAGCTAAGGTTTTGACAAGCTCGACGACGCATGGTTATAATAGAATTCAATGGTCTACAATTAAGGTAAGgttatttcttttctcttcctatttctgtttgtgtttctttctctcCTATTCTTCTTTGTTGATCAATGAAATTTGTTCCGAGTGAGCCAATATGGAAGAGAAAAGCTAGGATGAAGGTGTAATCCACTCTTGTTGTTCATACGGTTTGGTTATGCCCCATCCACTATATGCCGTCGTGTAGCAGAATTGAGGGAATGAGAGAGCAAAAACTAAATcgcctcttttttttatgTAAGGGTTAGTGTGGCTGCCCTCAAGCCTTCATTAATGAATCCGTCGAATATAAGGGGGGACGTGAAGCCTAAACTCCTAATTACAAAGACTTGACATAATATCAAAGATCCTTACAAACAAGTACTCAATAAAGCACAAATTAGCAAAGATTACTATACTAATGGCAACTCTAGTTTCTTTCAGAGAACGGTGATATGGTGGAGAGATCACTAGTTACGTAACTCAATCAACGATGAAGCAGtaattacatatcttaatGTCTAATAAAACAACTTTCCAACTATGTTGCTACCGGAAAATAAATCCGGCGACACTTAGTCTTACTATGCCACTAGGCGACAACGACCATTTGACGAAATAATGAACTCACCGCCTACCTAGAGCAGACAAGGCACATTGAGTGCACACACATACACAAAACCCGACTTGCCCTAAACTTGGGCTTATTACACGCAAACCGCCTCATGTATCTGgtaggtacattatcactcttcctatatataataaatctTGATGCATGAACATTTTTTTtgcaaagagagaaaagatgaAGTGAAACAGATCATCGTACATGAAAGGATTCGTTTTCATTTATGCGAGTTCGGTCTGCCTCAAATACTTAGAGCATCTGGCATGGGGACGTAAATTTGTGTTCATATTCAAATTTTGGATGGGTTTTGGATTCAAAATGTGGAATaagcaatgttctaaatatcccaatatatcttcgatatatccccaatattaagaaaacgatacgataagttgcttatcggtctattatatcggtcaacccgaaaaatcaagtcaaatggcgttatatcgggtcaaaccgagtttaacccgatatatcggtgctttaaaaaaaattaaaaccacgtcgttttgaaaaaataattttaaaagaatGAAAGTTTCGTCGATAGCATTCGATGACGAGAGAGTTTATAATGAATGATcacctctatttttattaattaatactatttatgtattttaattgtcaaaataatcaaaaaagaattatgaagtttatttagtacatttacttctataagttttaatttctcaagtttatttggtgtattttgatgtatatgtttataaatatattaaatttaattaaaatttagcaaaaacgataaatctgaTATAATATGATATATCgcgatatatccccgttatattcttattttataaaacagatacgatgccgataaccgctatttagacAATTGGGAATAAGAAAGGTAATTTTAGACATATTTTACACTACGCTGAAACTTCGCGATATATATCATTAACTGTAGGGTGCGGCTATTACCACCCTATAGTCTGCTTAGTTCAccctacaaaaaaaatattccgATTATACTttgttaactttttttttgcaaattgacaagaattagaagaaaataaaattgaagaGAATCACCATCACCCGTCATTGTTTTGCAgccttgtttttcttcttcttcttcttctttttatttttcttcttagtTTTTGGTTTTCCAGGCCATTACATGC containing:
- the LOC126795461 gene encoding uncharacterized protein LOC126795461 translates to MSLDEAGLHRKLQLNELEEIRNEAYDASWIYKEITRAYHDKMIKGKKFQVGQKVLLFHSRLMLFLGKLRSRWVGPFVVTNVFAHGAVEIQSDTTGKAFKVNGHRLKP